GGTACCTGGAGCGGGACCAGCACCCGAGCCACTACCTGGGCTTCTACCTCGGCATGGCGATGTTCACCCTCTCCATGGTCGGGCTCGTCACGGCCGACGACCTGGCGGTGCTGTTCCTGTGCTGGGAACTCACCTCGCTCGCGTCCTTCCTGCTCATCGCCCGCTCCGGCCCGTCCGCGGCCGCCCCGTCCATGCGCACCCTGCTGGTGACCTTCCTCGGCGGCCTCGCCCTGCTCGTCGCGGTGGTCCTGGCGGCCGTGCGCGCCGGCACCACGGACCTCGGCGAGGTGCTGGCCTCACCGGTCTGGCGCGAGGACCCGGCGCTTACCACGACGGTGGGCGTGCTCGTCGCGCTGGCGGCGATGACGAAGTCCGCGCAGTTCCCCTTCCACTCCTGGCTGCCGGACGCCATGGCCGCGGCCACCCCGGTCTCGGCCTACCTGCACGCCGCCGCCGTGGTGAAGGCCGGCATCTTCCTGCTGCTGCGCTTCTCCCCGCTGTTCCACCAGGACCTGGCCTGGTCGGTCCTGCTCGTCACCGCCGGTCTCGTCACGAGCGTCATCGGCGGCTGGCGCGCCCTGCAGCAGCACGACCTCAAGCGGCTCATGGCCTACTCCACGGTCAGCCAGCTCGGGCTGGTCGTCGCGGCCATCGGCACGGGCTCGGCGGCCGGGCTGGCCGCGGCCGTGCTCCACACCATCGTCCACGCGCTGTTCAAGTCCGGCCTGTTCATGGTCGTCGGCGTCGTGGACCACGCCGCGGGGACCCGGGACCTGCACCGGCTGCCGGTGCTGTACCGCGCCCTGCCCGTGACGTTCGCCGTGACGGTGCTCGGCGCCGGCGCCATGGCCGGCATCCCCCCGCTGCTGGGGTTCGTCTCGAAGGAGTCCGTCCTCACCGCCCTCGCCGAGTGGGCCGTGCACTGGCCCGGGGACGACGGCGGCGCGGGCGTCCCGGCCACGGCCGGCAGCCTGCCCGGCTGGGCCGGGCCCGTGGCGCTGGCGGTCGCGGCCGTGGGCTCCGTGCTGACCTTCGCCTACTGCGCCAAGCTCGTGGTGGGCGGCTTCCTCGACCCCGGGCGCCACCGCGGGCGGGACGAGCCCGCGGACCGGGACGTCCACGGCCCCGGGGCGGTGCTCGTGACCTCGGCGGCCCTGCCGATCCTCGCCTCGGTCGCCGCCCTGGCCGTGCTGCCGCTGCTGGACGGCGCGGTCGGCGCGGTGGCCACCACGGCCCTGTCCGGCGGCGTTGCCCGGCCGCACTTCGTCCTGTGGCACGGGATCACGCCCGAACTGCTGACCACCCTGGCGGTGTTCGCGCTCGGGCTGGTGACCGTCGCGGTCCGCCACCGCCTGTGGCCCGCCCTCGAGCGGGCGCTGCTGCCCGTCGGCGGGTCCTCGCTGCTCGAGGCGGGCACCCGCGCCCTCGCCCTCGCCGGCGTGCTCACGGCCCGGCTCACCGCGCGGGACGCCGCGGCCTCCCACGCCGGGGCCATGATGGCCGCCCTGGCCGTCGTCGTGGTCCCCGGCGTGCTGCTGCTGCACGCCGGCGGGGCCCTCCCGCCGCTGCAGCCGGGACTGGACCGGCCCGTGGACGTGGTCCTGCTCGTGCTGGTCGTCGTCGCCGTGCTCGGCGTGGCCCTGTCCCGGTCCCGGCTGGGCGCCACCGTGGCGCTGTCCGCCGTCGGGATCCTGGTGACCGTCCAGATCGTCTCCCTGGGCGCCCCGGACGTGGCACTGACCCAGCTGCTCGTGGAGTCGCTGACGATCATCGTCATCATGCTCGTGCTGCAGCGGCTGCCGCGCGCCTTCGGCCGCGTGCGGGCCCGGCGCGCGCTCCCGGCGGCGGTCGTCGCCCTGTCCGCGGGGCTCGCCACCGGGCTGGCCACGTGGGGACTGACGAGCCGGCGGGAGAAGTCGGCGGTCGGCACCTACCTGCTCGAGAACGGCCAGGAGATCACCGGCGGCTTCAACATCGTGAACGTCATCCTCGTGGAGTTCCGCGCCCTGGACACCCTCGGCGAGCTGTCCGTGCTGGGCATGACCGGCGTGGCGATCGCGGCGGTCCTGTCCACCGTGCGCAACCGCTTCATGGACCCCGCGTCCGTCCCCGCGGTGGCGGCAGGGGACGAGGACGGCTCGGACGGGCCGGGCCCGGCCCTGGGCAGCGCGGCCGCGCGCCGGGCCGTGCTCGGCTCCTGGGGCAACACGAGCCAGCTGCAGCTGATGCTGCGGTTCCTGCTCCCGGTCCTGGCCGTGGTCTCCGCGGTGCTGTTCCTGCGCGGGCACAACGCCCCGGGCGGCGGCTTCATCGCCGCCCTCGTGGGCTCCGCCATCGTGGGGCTGCTGTACCTGTCCACCTCCCGCGACCGGCAGATCGGCCCGCCGCGCGCCCCGCTGTACCTCATCGGCGGAGGGGTGGTCGTGGCCGTGGGCACGGGGCTGTGGAACATGGCGTTCACCGGCACCTACATGGAGCCGCAGCACGGGTACCTGCTGGGCCAGAAGGTGACCACG
This genomic window from Citricoccus sp. SGAir0253 contains:
- a CDS encoding DUF4040 family protein, which codes for MSLALALAVLAVGLVATPPACRRWGRGAGWPLAAVYVAAALAYLPALAAGTGGASPDPGSPAAWSVQWVPVPGLDGGIDLAFAADPLGSLFTLIALLIGAVVLAYSTRYLERDQHPSHYLGFYLGMAMFTLSMVGLVTADDLAVLFLCWELTSLASFLLIARSGPSAAAPSMRTLLVTFLGGLALLVAVVLAAVRAGTTDLGEVLASPVWREDPALTTTVGVLVALAAMTKSAQFPFHSWLPDAMAAATPVSAYLHAAAVVKAGIFLLLRFSPLFHQDLAWSVLLVTAGLVTSVIGGWRALQQHDLKRLMAYSTVSQLGLVVAAIGTGSAAGLAAAVLHTIVHALFKSGLFMVVGVVDHAAGTRDLHRLPVLYRALPVTFAVTVLGAGAMAGIPPLLGFVSKESVLTALAEWAVHWPGDDGGAGVPATAGSLPGWAGPVALAVAAVGSVLTFAYCAKLVVGGFLDPGRHRGRDEPADRDVHGPGAVLVTSAALPILASVAALAVLPLLDGAVGAVATTALSGGVARPHFVLWHGITPELLTTLAVFALGLVTVAVRHRLWPALERALLPVGGSSLLEAGTRALALAGVLTARLTARDAAASHAGAMMAALAVVVVPGVLLLHAGGALPPLQPGLDRPVDVVLLVLVVVAVLGVALSRSRLGATVALSAVGILVTVQIVSLGAPDVALTQLLVESLTIIVIMLVLQRLPRAFGRVRARRALPAAVVALSAGLATGLATWGLTSRREKSAVGTYLLENGQEITGGFNIVNVILVEFRALDTLGELSVLGMTGVAIAAVLSTVRNRFMDPASVPAVAAGDEDGSDGPGPALGSAAARRAVLGSWGNTSQLQLMLRFLLPVLAVVSAVLFLRGHNAPGGGFIAALVGSAIVGLLYLSTSRDRQIGPPRAPLYLIGGGVVVAVGTGLWNMAFTGTYMEPQHGYLLGQKVTTSMVFDAGVYLAVIGLIMLAFNVLGTARAVQESPGGEGTRERVDEAVLGELSGPWEPSADRPTDRPTDRPTDRPTDNPVDAMLAAGGRPPRGQRPVRPGSRHIADGSRPGEWGR